In the Advenella kashmirensis WT001 genome, one interval contains:
- a CDS encoding winged helix-turn-helix transcriptional regulator → MNAKLPTPKEMPSCFAMEIPLEQTGFGYTLARLSGKYKMTIMYWLSEHKPVLRFNELQRCIGTISYKTLSSTLKEMEQDGLVIRKEYPQIPPKVEYSLSQRGQSLLPVINLMCTWGEAQLAEQNAKGS, encoded by the coding sequence ATGAATGCCAAACTACCAACTCCCAAAGAGATGCCCAGTTGCTTTGCCATGGAAATTCCTCTGGAGCAGACCGGTTTTGGCTACACACTGGCACGGCTTAGCGGCAAGTACAAGATGACAATTATGTATTGGCTGTCCGAGCACAAGCCAGTGCTCAGATTCAACGAACTGCAGCGCTGCATCGGGACGATTTCATACAAGACGTTGAGCAGCACGCTCAAGGAAATGGAGCAAGACGGGCTGGTTATCCGCAAGGAATATCCGCAAATTCCGCCAAAAGTCGAGTACAGCCTTTCGCAGCGTGGGCAGTCCCTGTTACCTGTGATTAATCTGATGTGCACCTGGGGCGAGGCGCAGCTGGCTGAGCAAAACGCAAAGGGATCATAA
- the badI gene encoding 2-ketocyclohexanecarboxyl-CoA hydrolase, translating into MEFEDILYEPRNGVAWIIINRPDRMNAFRGQTCDELIKAINHAGYDKKIGAIVLAGAGDRAFCTGGDQSAHDGNYDGRGTIGLPMEEMHDAIRNVPKPVIARVQGYAIGGGNVLCTICDLTICSEKAIFGQVGPKMGSVDPGYGTAFLARIVGEKKAREIWYMCRRYTGAEAVAMGLANACVAHDELDEEVQRWGEELCERSPTALAIAKRSFNMDTAHQSGIAGMGMYALKLYYDTEESREGVAALTEKRKPNFRKYAK; encoded by the coding sequence ATGGAATTTGAAGATATTCTTTACGAGCCACGCAACGGTGTGGCCTGGATCATTATTAATCGTCCTGACAGAATGAACGCATTCCGAGGGCAAACCTGCGACGAGCTCATTAAGGCTATTAATCACGCTGGGTACGACAAGAAAATCGGCGCGATTGTGTTGGCTGGCGCTGGCGATCGTGCTTTCTGCACTGGTGGTGATCAGTCAGCCCACGACGGCAACTATGACGGACGTGGAACTATCGGCCTCCCAATGGAAGAGATGCACGATGCGATCCGCAATGTTCCTAAACCGGTTATCGCGCGTGTTCAAGGTTATGCGATCGGCGGAGGCAATGTGTTATGCACGATTTGTGATCTGACGATTTGTTCCGAAAAAGCTATTTTTGGTCAAGTCGGCCCAAAAATGGGATCCGTTGATCCAGGCTACGGAACTGCTTTTCTGGCCCGTATTGTCGGCGAAAAAAAGGCCCGTGAAATCTGGTATATGTGCCGACGTTACACGGGCGCAGAGGCAGTTGCAATGGGTCTTGCAAATGCCTGCGTTGCTCACGATGAATTAGACGAGGAAGTTCAGCGCTGGGGGGAAGAGCTATGTGAACGCAGCCCTACCGCGTTGGCTATCGCGAAGCGAAGTTTCAATATGGATACTGCTCACCAGAGCGGCATCGCAGGAATGGGTATGTATGCACTGAAACTCTACTATGACACTGAGGAATCGCGCGAAGGTGTCGCTGCTCTGACCGAAAAAAGAAAGCCAAATTTTCGCAAATATGCTAAATGA
- a CDS encoding Bug family tripartite tricarboxylate transporter substrate binding protein — MIMKRRRFTQILGALATTVVFPISYAVAANYPGGKPVTIVVSTGAGSGTDQTSRQLAQGLSKDFGVPFVIENRTGASGVIGAVHVAKAAPDGHTLLATYAQHYTNQLVRDTPYDALSDFEPLARFANSALVISVAANSPYKTLADVVEAARTNPGAISYGSSGQGTTSHMAAALFSSRADISLNHIPYKTPTQVAVDAAGGQIDLSFNGTTSVLPLIRDGRLRALAVTTSKRTQSLPDVPTVAELGYPGYEVDSALWMFAPRGTSPEIVKQLSDSLLRQMQTKEYKEVCARLGLDIDPQDAATVKANGPAEITKWRKLMEMTGTSKN, encoded by the coding sequence ATGATAATGAAACGACGCAGGTTCACCCAGATTCTAGGAGCATTGGCAACCACTGTCGTATTTCCAATTTCGTACGCCGTTGCAGCAAACTACCCCGGTGGAAAACCCGTAACTATCGTGGTTTCTACAGGTGCTGGTTCGGGTACTGACCAGACTTCGCGTCAACTCGCCCAGGGCCTGTCCAAGGATTTTGGAGTCCCTTTTGTGATAGAGAACCGTACTGGCGCTAGCGGTGTCATCGGCGCGGTGCATGTCGCCAAAGCAGCGCCCGATGGCCATACGCTGCTTGCCACCTATGCCCAGCATTATACTAACCAGCTAGTGCGGGACACGCCCTACGACGCTTTGTCAGATTTCGAACCATTGGCACGTTTCGCTAATTCTGCGCTGGTGATATCGGTAGCGGCAAACTCCCCATATAAAACGTTGGCGGATGTCGTTGAGGCAGCCAGGACGAACCCAGGAGCCATCTCCTACGGCTCATCCGGCCAAGGCACCACCTCGCATATGGCGGCAGCGCTGTTTTCCAGCAGAGCAGATATCTCGCTAAACCATATTCCGTATAAAACCCCCACGCAGGTCGCGGTCGACGCGGCTGGCGGCCAAATTGACCTGAGCTTTAATGGCACGACATCCGTACTTCCACTGATCAGGGACGGTCGACTTCGCGCGCTTGCTGTGACCACTTCCAAACGCACCCAGAGTCTGCCCGACGTGCCAACAGTAGCGGAACTAGGCTACCCCGGCTACGAAGTGGATTCCGCTCTCTGGATGTTCGCACCGCGCGGTACTTCGCCAGAAATTGTAAAGCAGCTATCGGATTCACTTTTGCGTCAGATGCAGACCAAAGAGTACAAAGAAGTGTGCGCGCGCCTTGGTTTGGATATAGATCCGCAGGACGCGGCCACGGTGAAAGCCAACGGGCCCGCGGAAATCACAAAGTGGCGCAAGCTTATGGAAATGACCGGCACTAGTAAAAATTAA